One genomic window of Cetobacterium sp. ZOR0034 includes the following:
- a CDS encoding ABC transporter permease codes for MKKISSGSLYSIPLTLWMSVFFVIPMLIVLSYAFLTKGTYGGVQMIFTLKNFNVFFEPVFLKILLRTTYISAIVTILTVTLAIPTAYFIARSKFKQELLILVIIPFWTNFLIRIYAWISILGSNGFLNTFLMKLGIIDAPLKLLYNTSSVILITVYTSLPFAILPLYAIIEKFDFALVEAARDLGATNAQAFRKVFLPNIKSGIITAVLFTFIPSMGSYAIPKLVGGTKATMLGTVIAQHLTVTRNWPLASAISAMLILITSIALLIFMRVEKKSKEVDDE; via the coding sequence TTGAAAAAAATCTCTTCTGGAAGTTTATATAGTATTCCACTAACTTTATGGATGTCTGTATTTTTTGTTATTCCTATGCTAATCGTTTTAAGCTATGCTTTTTTAACTAAAGGTACTTATGGTGGAGTTCAAATGATCTTTACCTTAAAGAACTTCAATGTATTTTTTGAACCTGTATTTCTAAAAATACTTCTTAGAACTACTTATATCTCAGCTATTGTAACTATTTTAACTGTTACTTTAGCTATTCCAACGGCTTATTTTATAGCTAGGTCAAAATTCAAACAAGAACTTCTTATTCTTGTTATTATTCCGTTTTGGACTAACTTTTTAATAAGAATCTATGCTTGGATATCTATTTTAGGTTCTAATGGTTTTTTAAATACTTTTTTAATGAAATTAGGAATCATTGACGCTCCTTTAAAGCTTCTTTATAATACAAGCTCTGTAATTTTAATCACGGTATATACTAGTTTACCGTTTGCAATATTACCACTATATGCTATTATTGAGAAATTTGATTTCGCTTTAGTTGAAGCAGCTAGAGATTTGGGAGCAACTAATGCTCAAGCTTTTAGAAAGGTATTTTTACCAAATATAAAATCTGGTATTATTACAGCAGTCTTATTTACATTTATTCCATCTATGGGATCTTACGCTATTCCAAAACTAGTAGGAGGTACAAAGGCAACTATGCTTGGTACTGTTATCGCTCAACATCTTACTGTGACTAGAAACTGGCCTTTAGCTTCAGCTATTTCGGCTATGCTTATTTTAATTACATCAATCGCTCTCTTAATTTTTATGAGAGTTGAAAAAAAGTCTAAGGAGGTTGACGATGAATAA